GCCCAGCTCACGGTCAGCCAGAGGCTCAGCGAGATGAACGCACCACCCAGGGCTGCGAGCCGGGCCAGCAGCCCGATCAGCGTGCCGATGCCGACGGCCAGCTCGCCGAGGGCGATGGCGTAGCCGAACCCGACGGGGCTCTTCAGCGCGAGGTCGACCAGGGCCGGGATCGCCGAGGAGTCGCGCACGTTGTGCATCATCTCGCCGATCGACCCGGAGCCGGAGCTCTTCATGAACTCGCTGCTGGTGAGCTTGTCCAGGCCCGCGTAGATGAACGTGACGCCGAGGAAGACCCTCAGGGGCAGCAGGGCGTAGCGGGTTGCGGTGTCCCGCCAGCCTCGGCCTCCGTCGAGGTAGGGGGTGGGGGTGTCCATCCGAGTACCGTGAGCCATCGCTCTCCGCCGCCTCTCGCCCGCGTGCCGTTGACCCCTTAACAGACCATACGTACGGCGGTTGGCCCCCGCTCAATCTCCGGGGGCCCGTTTTCCTGACTTTGTCCCCCTTGCCGCCCCTCCAGCCACCCGGCGCCGGGCTCCCCCCAAAAAAACCTTCTCTCGCCCCCTCCGCCCCTACCCGACCCTTACCTGGGGGCTGCCGCCCCCAGACCCCCGCTTCGCCCTGAACGGGCTCGTCCTCAAACGCCGGACGGGCTGAACTACCCCCACGCGACGGACGGAATGAATCACGCACCCGGCACCCAGCACCCAGCACCCAGCACCCAGCCGGACGCTGGTCGCACCCGCAGTCGCCCATGCACGCAAGGGGCCGTGTCGGTACATCAAATGCCCGTCGCGTACGTGGTCACAGAGAAGTCGAGCTGTCCCGGCGAACAGAGGTGACCGCGTACGCGACGGGCGGATGTACCGGCACGGCCCCGACCCCCCACAGGCGGTAGGCGAACCGCGAAGAGCAACCCATCTCACTCCGTCACGTCGATCACACACCGATTCGTCTCCACCCCCGCCGCGGTGACCACCTGCACCTCCACCCTCCCGGCCTCCACATCAACCGGCACCGGCACGGTCAGCACCGCGTCCGTAGGGTTGCTGAACCCCCCGGCCACCGGCACCAGCGGCACATGGACATGGACCGCGCCGATGCGGACGACCATCCGGGACAACCGGTCCGCCGTCTGCGCGCCGGGCGGCACGAACCCGGCGCCGCGGATCTCGATGTCGTCCCCGGTGCGGATCGGCGCGTCCAGTTCCCCCGCCTCCCGCGCCCGCACCACGGAAAGGATCACCGGCCGCCCACCCTCGGCGTACTTCCCGGCGAGATACGTTCCTGCCGAGATCAGCACCAGCACCGCCAGCCCCCACGGCAGATCGGGCAACTGCTCGGGCCGCCGGGCCAGCCGTACCACCGCGAAGACCAGAGCGACGGCGCCCACCACGACGTACTGCAGGTCCGCGAAGTTCCCGCGCCCCGAGTCGTCCGTCAGGAGGTCCGCCGCGCGCGGCCGGTCCGCCCGTACCTTCTGCAGCCGCTGCCCCAGCACCCGCAGCCCGACCACCCGCCGCACCAGCACCGCGATCCCGCACACGACGGCGACGACGGTCACCACCCCCGCGCCCCGGGCGAGTTCGAGCCCGGCGATCAGCCGGTCCCGCTCCCCGTGGCCGGAGGCCGCCGCGAGCTGCCCGACCAGCACCAGCACGGCGTAGACCACGAACAGCACCCAACTCGCCGCCACCACACGGGAGGTGGAGAGCCGGTTGTCCTCGCCGATGACGGGGGCGAGGACACCACCCCGCGCCCGGTGCAGGAATCCCGCCCCCGTGAGCAGTCCGCCGAGGACGACCGCGGCGAGGAGCCCCGCCGTCCGCGCCCCCGTCCACCCGGCCCCGATCGCGGTGAGCGCCTGCACCAGCAGCAGCACCCCGACGGCGCCCCACACGGCGCACGCCGTGTAGCGCCACAGCCGCCCGAGCCACGCCTCACCCTCCAGCCGCCCGCGCTCGGCGACGAGGTCGGCGGACTGGGTGAGCTCCTCCGACACCCACTGCCGGGAAGCGGACACCGAGTGCGCGACACCGGCCGGCAGCCCCTGCCCGGACGCGAACTCGTCGCGCTTGGCGAGGAATTCGGCCACGGCCCGCCGGTGCCCCGCACGGGCCCCGTGCGGACAGTCCCCACACGTGCACCCGCCACCGTGCCCACCGGCCCCGGAGGACGCACCGGACCCATACGCGCCGCCCCCGGCCGCACCGGACCCGGCGCCCTGCCCGCCTGCCCGCCCGCCTGACTGGCCGCCCGACTGCCCGCCCTGCGACCCGCCCGGCTGCCCGGCACCGCGCCCCTCGCCGTGTCTCGCCTCCTGCACCGCCACGTCCGCTGCCGCCTTCCCCGCGCCACAAGCTCTGCGCAGCCGGGCGGCCAGGCTTCGAGTACGGATCTTCCGTACGCCTGACTGCCGTACAACTGCCTGACAACTCCCCCGCGATGACAGCGAATTGTGCCGTACTGAACACGGCCCGCATCCGGCAGGTCTGGTCAGCGCGGGTGAAGCACCGGACCCCGTGTTGACCAGGCTGCGAGAATTTCCGTATGGCCGAGATCATCCAGCGCGACGGGAGCTGGGCCTTCGACGGCAGCACGCTGCGGATCACGCCGGGGCTCCACCGCTCGGTGCCGCTGTTCCGGCAGACGTACGGCGAGGTCGCCGTCCCCCTGGAGGCAATATCAGGCATCGTCTACGAACCCGAACGCAAGCGCGGCCGGCTGCGCCTCAGGCTCCGCGAGGGCGCCGACCCGCTCCTTCAGGCGACCGGCGGCCGGCTGCCCGAGGCGGCCGACCCCTACAAGCTGACGGTGGACATCGACCGTGCCGGTGTCGCGGAGTACGTCGCCGAGGAGATCCGCCGCGGGCTGCTCCTGGACCAGATCCCCAAGGAGCCGGCCAAGACCTACCTCCTCCCGGGCCCGCCCGTCCCGGTGTCCGTCCGGTCCAGCGACGGCACGGTCTCCTTCGACGGGGCCCGGGTGCGGATCGACTGGAGCGACACCTCGGACCGGGTCAAGCGGGCGACGGGCCCGCGGATCATCGCCGTAGACGATCTGATGCAGGTCGAGTGGCTGCCCAACTCCGGTTACGAGGACGGCTTTCTGCGTTTCGTGACGCGCGAGACCGCCTTCTCCAAACTGCCGCCCGAGAAGGATCCGTACGCCCTCGACCTGTGGGGCAGCACCCGCCGCGACCTGCTCACCGCCCTGGTCGCCACCGCGGTCACCGCCCGGCTGCCGCATCCGTCCACCCGCCACGGCGACTACCTGGACAGCCCCCAGCTCACCGCCGCCGTACCGCCCGCGGCCGACCATCACGACGTACTCCTGCGCCGTCTGCGGGAGTTGGGCGAACTGCACCGCGACGGCGTGCTCACGGACGAGGAGTTCGCGGCGACGAAGGCGGCGGTGCTGCGCGGCTTCTGACCAGCTGAAAACCGTTGTCTATGACAGCAGATCGCGTTCGCTGCGGCTGATGTCCTGCCAGAGCGGCTGGTAGTTGATCCACGCGACCAGGTCGCCGCCGAGCTGTTCGCGGGTGGCGACGGCCTGGCGGTGGTCGATGAGGATCGGGCGGCCGGCCGCCCGCGCGGTCAGTTGCACCTGACAGGAGCGCTCCAGCGAAAGGAACCACCAGGCCGCCGCGTCCACCGAGTCGCCGACGGTGAGCAGCCCGTGGTTGCGCAGGACGAGCGCTTTGCAGGAGCTCAGCGCGGCGGCGATCCGGCGGCCCTCCTCGGCGTCGACGGCCACGCCGGTGTACGCGTCGTACAGCGCGAGATCCTCGTAGAAGGCGCAGGACTCCTGGGTGATCGGGTCGAGGAGGTCGCCGAGCGTGGACAGGGCCCGCCCGTGCACGGAGTGACAGTGGGCGACGGCGACGACGTCGGGCCGGGCGGCGTGCACCTGGGCGTGCACGGTGAACGCCGCCTGGTTCACGTGATAGCGGCCCTCGATCACCTGCCCGTCCTGGTTGGCCATGACGAGGTCGCTCACGGTGACGTGCTTGAACGGCATCCCGAACGGGTTCACCCAGAAGCAGTCGCTGTACTCCGGGTCGCGCGCGGTGATGTGGCCGGAGACCCCGTCCTCGAAGCCGAGCCGCCCGAAGAGCCGCAGCGCCCCCGCCAGTCGCTCCTTGCGGTGCCGCCGCTCGTCGTCCAGCGACTCGTGCATCGGCGGCATGGCGAATCTCAGCCGATCGGTGGGCAGGGGATGGGGCGGTGTGGGCCCGTGCATCTGGCCTCCAGCACTGGCGTGTCCGGTACGGATCCGGTACGGATACGGACCGGAAGTTACCCGCGGTCAGTGCAGGAGAACAGGGCCGTTCCGTGAAGAGAGTGCGCAACCGTTACCCTGCCGCGCCGAACACTCCCCGTATACCCGACAGAAGATGTCGGGATTGGCCGCCACACTCACCGTATGACCGCTACGACGTCGAACTGGGCAGCCTTCACCTCCGCCGAACCGGATCTCGCCAAGCTGGCCGAGGACCGCTTCGGTGCCTTCACGCACCACGTCCTCGCGACCCTCCGCAAGGACGGTTCGCCGCGCACCACCGGCCTTGAGGTGCGCTTCCTGCACGGCGAGCTCTGGCTCGGCATGATGCCGAACTCGCTCAAGGCCCTCGACCTGAACCGCGACCCGCGCTTCGCGCTCCAGGCGAACCCGGGGCCGGGCACCGGGATGGGCGGCGGCGACGTGCGGATCAGCGGCCGGGCGATCGGGGTGGCGGACGGCGAGGCGAAGGACGCGTACGTGAAAGAGGTGGAACCGCCGCAGCCGTTCCACCTCTTCCGCACCGAGCTGACGGAGGTCGTACGCACCTACGTCGAGGACGACAAGTACCTGGTCGTCGAGATCTGGAAGCCCGGGACGCCGGTGCGCACCCTCAGGCGTACCTGAGGACTACTCCCACTCGATGGTGCCCGGCGGCTTCGACGTCACGTCGAGGACGACTCGGTTGACGTCCGCGACCTCGTTGGTGATCCGGGTCGAGATCTTCGCGAGGACGTCGTACGGCAGCCGCGACCAGTCGGCGGTCATGGCGTCCTCGGACGACACGGGACGCAGGACGATCGGGTGACCGTACGTCCGGCCGTCACCCTGGACGCCGACGCTGCGCACGTCCGC
Above is a genomic segment from Streptomyces sp. R21 containing:
- a CDS encoding pyridoxamine 5'-phosphate oxidase family protein; translation: MTATTSNWAAFTSAEPDLAKLAEDRFGAFTHHVLATLRKDGSPRTTGLEVRFLHGELWLGMMPNSLKALDLNRDPRFALQANPGPGTGMGGGDVRISGRAIGVADGEAKDAYVKEVEPPQPFHLFRTELTEVVRTYVEDDKYLVVEIWKPGTPVRTLRRT
- a CDS encoding class II aldolase/adducin family protein — encoded protein: MHGPTPPHPLPTDRLRFAMPPMHESLDDERRHRKERLAGALRLFGRLGFEDGVSGHITARDPEYSDCFWVNPFGMPFKHVTVSDLVMANQDGQVIEGRYHVNQAAFTVHAQVHAARPDVVAVAHCHSVHGRALSTLGDLLDPITQESCAFYEDLALYDAYTGVAVDAEEGRRIAAALSSCKALVLRNHGLLTVGDSVDAAAWWFLSLERSCQVQLTARAAGRPILIDHRQAVATREQLGGDLVAWINYQPLWQDISRSERDLLS
- a CDS encoding DUF4429 domain-containing protein encodes the protein MAEIIQRDGSWAFDGSTLRITPGLHRSVPLFRQTYGEVAVPLEAISGIVYEPERKRGRLRLRLREGADPLLQATGGRLPEAADPYKLTVDIDRAGVAEYVAEEIRRGLLLDQIPKEPAKTYLLPGPPVPVSVRSSDGTVSFDGARVRIDWSDTSDRVKRATGPRIIAVDDLMQVEWLPNSGYEDGFLRFVTRETAFSKLPPEKDPYALDLWGSTRRDLLTALVATAVTARLPHPSTRHGDYLDSPQLTAAVPPAADHHDVLLRRLRELGELHRDGVLTDEEFAATKAAVLRGF
- a CDS encoding DoxX family protein, whose translation is MAHGTRMDTPTPYLDGGRGWRDTATRYALLPLRVFLGVTFIYAGLDKLTSSEFMKSSGSGSIGEMMHNVRDSSAIPALVDLALKSPVGFGYAIALGELAVGIGTLIGLLARLAALGGAFISLSLWLTVSWASDPYYYGNDLAYLMAWLPLVLAGASVFSLDAALRTRRRQRAGGYR